A window of the Dasypus novemcinctus isolate mDasNov1 chromosome 15, mDasNov1.1.hap2, whole genome shotgun sequence genome harbors these coding sequences:
- the LOC101435828 gene encoding ferritin heavy chain: MTTTSPSQVRQNYNQDSEAAINRQINLELYASYVYLSMSYYFDRDDVALKNFAKYFLHQSHEEREHAEKLMKLQNQRGGRIFLQDIKKPERDDWESGLNAMECALHLEKRVNQSLLELHKLATDKNDPHLCDFIETHYLNEQVKSIKELGDYVTNLRKMGAPDSGLAEYLFDKHTLGSSDES; this comes from the coding sequence ATGACGACCACATCCCCGTCGCAGGTGCGCCAGAACTACAACCAGGACTCGGAGGCCGCCATCAACCGCCAGATCAACCTGGAGCTCTACGCCTCTTACGTCTACCTGTCGATGTCTTACTACTTTGACCGTGATGATGTGGCTTTGAAgaactttgccaaatattttcttcaccaatCTCATGAGGAGAGGGAACATGCTGAGAAACTAATGAAGCTGCAGAACCAACGAGGCGGCAGAATCTTCCTTCAGGATATCAAGAAACCAGAACGAGATGACTGGGAGAGCGGATTGAATGCAATGGAGTGTGCATTACACTTGGAAAAAAGGGTGAATCAGTCACTACTGGAACTGCACAAACTGGCTACTGACAAAAATGACCCCCATTTGTGTGACTTCATTGAGACCCATTACCTGAATGAGCAGGTGAAGTCCATCAAAGAACTGGGTGACTACGTAACCAACCTGCGCAAGATGGGGGCCCCGGATTCTGGCTTGGCAGAGTATCTCTTTGACAAGCACACTCTGGGAAGCAGTGATGAGAGCTAA